Proteins co-encoded in one Ruegeria sp. HKCCD4315 genomic window:
- a CDS encoding DUF1513 domain-containing protein, whose protein sequence is MPSRRHFLAGLAATTLSPIQGWASVGAPDFLAAGLFPDGSYRLAGLDEQGETLFTVPLPARGHAAAAHPFKAQAVAFARRPGTFAIVVDCATGAQMAQLTAPEGRHFYGHGTFSADGTVFFATENDYEAGAGRISIWDAESYERIGEFSSGGIGPHDIRLMPDGQTLVIANGGIETHPETGRTKLNLPVMAPNLTYLSLSGTVLDQVSLPQNLHKNSIRHLAVRQDGLVGFAMQWQGSSAEHPPLLGLHRRGENPRLLTAPDKDQSALQGYAGSIAFASDGATIAITCPRGNTLHQFDTARGALTNAFALEDVCGLGASTDGLVFTTGTGLFGVLNDTSPAIRAHKKCQWDNHLIPIRRIA, encoded by the coding sequence TCTGGCCGCAGGGCTTTTTCCCGATGGCTCGTACCGGTTGGCGGGTTTGGATGAACAAGGCGAAACCCTGTTTACTGTGCCCCTGCCCGCTCGCGGACACGCAGCCGCAGCGCACCCGTTCAAGGCGCAGGCTGTCGCCTTTGCCCGCCGCCCCGGAACATTTGCCATAGTCGTTGACTGCGCCACCGGCGCGCAGATGGCACAGCTTACCGCCCCAGAAGGTCGCCATTTCTATGGCCACGGCACCTTCTCGGCGGACGGCACGGTTTTTTTCGCGACCGAGAATGACTATGAGGCCGGGGCAGGCCGCATCAGCATCTGGGATGCGGAAAGCTATGAACGTATAGGTGAATTCTCCTCTGGCGGCATCGGTCCGCACGACATACGTTTGATGCCCGATGGGCAAACTCTTGTGATCGCCAATGGTGGGATCGAAACACATCCCGAAACCGGGCGTACAAAGCTGAACCTGCCGGTAATGGCCCCTAACCTGACCTATCTCAGCCTGTCCGGCACTGTTTTGGATCAGGTTTCGCTGCCTCAAAATTTACACAAGAACTCGATCCGGCATCTGGCCGTTCGGCAAGACGGGCTGGTAGGTTTTGCGATGCAGTGGCAAGGCAGCAGCGCCGAGCATCCGCCCCTGCTGGGCCTGCACCGTCGGGGTGAAAATCCTCGTCTGCTGACGGCCCCCGACAAGGATCAAAGCGCGCTGCAAGGCTATGCGGGCAGCATCGCCTTTGCATCCGATGGTGCGACCATTGCCATCACTTGCCCGCGCGGCAACACATTGCATCAGTTCGACACAGCCAGAGGGGCCTTGACGAACGCCTTTGCGTTAGAGGATGTGTGCGGCTTGGGCGCAAGCACAGACGGGTTGGTCTTTACCACCGGAACTGGCCTGTTTGGCGTATTGAACGATACTTCGCCTGCGATCCGCGCCCATAAGAAGTGCCAGTGGGACAATCATTTGATCCCGATCCGCCGCATCGCGTAA
- the speA gene encoding biosynthetic arginine decarboxylase translates to MKQTPDAPHSIYGVEKWGKGLIEVTKQGEIGLRNPMAPEAEAISLPGILSDLDDRGIKAPMVLRVTSYLENEIAHLNESFHDAIARVGYTGSYRGVFPIKVNQQAQVVDRIVEFGKKYNYGLEAGSKPELVVALAHRLASEALIVCNGVKDAEFIQLAILSRKIGFNTVIVLESPKEADTVIKVYNELGIEPLIGVRVKLTNQISGKWEESSGDRSAFGMNTDQLVATVDKLKEAGLLHCLKLQHSHLGSQVQDVNDVRRAVGEACRYYTELTREGVPLTHLDLGGGMGVDYTGEKKAAENSINYTVEEYCANVVETVAYAMDEAEIAHPTLVTESGRAVVATSSMLVFNVLESTLYDAPNGPEVEADDHHLVSDLAAVHGYLSSDRLQECWNDATFYRNELRALFRRGYVDLRQMARAERIYLSLMARLKALAASDELDTDVDEQLEKVADIYHCNFSLFQSLPDVWAIDQLHPIVPLQGLNQTPDRRAVLSDITCDSDGKIDRFILADGVSPSLPVHSLPEDDEYFMGVFFVGAYQETLGDLHNLFGDTNVVTIDLRADGGFDLLHEQEGDTISQVLSYVEFDPTDCVAAFRKMVDEAISTGTLKAKDRKTLMSAYRDSINGYTYYE, encoded by the coding sequence TTGAAACAGACGCCCGACGCACCGCATTCTATCTACGGGGTTGAGAAATGGGGCAAAGGCCTCATTGAGGTGACGAAACAGGGCGAGATCGGTCTGCGCAATCCAATGGCGCCCGAGGCTGAAGCAATCAGCCTGCCGGGCATCCTGAGCGATCTGGATGACCGGGGCATCAAAGCACCGATGGTTCTGCGGGTAACTTCTTATCTGGAAAATGAAATCGCGCATCTGAACGAAAGTTTCCACGATGCCATCGCACGCGTGGGGTACACGGGTTCCTATCGCGGTGTCTTCCCGATCAAGGTAAACCAGCAGGCGCAGGTGGTCGACCGGATCGTCGAGTTCGGTAAGAAGTACAACTATGGCCTCGAGGCCGGGTCCAAGCCTGAACTGGTGGTAGCCCTTGCGCATCGACTGGCGTCTGAGGCGCTGATCGTCTGCAACGGTGTCAAGGATGCCGAGTTCATCCAGCTGGCGATCCTGTCTCGTAAGATTGGTTTCAACACAGTCATCGTTTTGGAAAGCCCGAAAGAGGCAGACACGGTGATCAAGGTCTACAACGAACTGGGTATCGAACCCCTGATCGGTGTCCGGGTCAAACTGACTAACCAGATCAGCGGCAAATGGGAAGAAAGCTCGGGTGACCGGTCTGCCTTTGGCATGAATACGGATCAACTGGTCGCTACGGTGGACAAGCTAAAAGAAGCCGGGTTGTTGCACTGTTTGAAGCTGCAACACTCGCATCTGGGCAGCCAGGTGCAGGACGTCAACGATGTCCGCCGTGCTGTGGGCGAAGCCTGCCGATACTACACCGAGTTGACCCGTGAGGGCGTGCCCCTGACCCATCTCGACCTGGGCGGAGGTATGGGCGTGGACTACACCGGTGAGAAAAAGGCCGCCGAAAACTCGATCAACTACACGGTCGAAGAATACTGCGCAAACGTCGTCGAAACCGTGGCCTACGCGATGGATGAGGCCGAGATTGCCCACCCCACGCTGGTCACCGAAAGCGGGCGTGCGGTTGTTGCGACGTCCTCGATGCTTGTGTTCAACGTGCTCGAAAGCACCCTCTACGACGCGCCCAACGGCCCCGAGGTCGAAGCGGACGATCACCATCTGGTCTCAGACCTCGCCGCCGTGCATGGCTATTTGTCCAGCGATCGCCTGCAGGAGTGTTGGAACGACGCCACCTTCTACCGCAACGAATTGCGCGCCCTGTTTCGCCGCGGCTATGTCGACCTGCGGCAGATGGCGCGTGCCGAACGTATCTACCTGTCGCTGATGGCCCGCCTCAAGGCGCTGGCCGCTTCTGACGAACTGGACACGGATGTGGACGAGCAGCTTGAGAAAGTCGCCGATATCTACCACTGCAACTTCTCGCTCTTCCAATCCCTTCCAGACGTCTGGGCCATCGACCAACTCCATCCCATCGTACCGCTTCAGGGCCTGAACCAGACACCCGACCGCCGCGCAGTCCTGTCCGACATTACTTGTGACAGCGACGGCAAGATCGACCGCTTCATCCTGGCCGACGGCGTCTCACCCAGCCTGCCGGTGCATTCGCTGCCTGAAGACGACGAATATTTCATGGGAGTTTTCTTCGTCGGCGCCTACCAGGAAACACTGGGCGATCTGCACAACTTGTTCGGCGACACCAACGTCGTCACCATCGACCTGCGCGCCGATGGCGGCTTTGACCTGCTGCACGAACAAGAGGGCGACACCATCAGCCAGGTCCTGTCTTATGTCGAATTCGACCCGACCGATTGCGTCGCCGCGTTCCGCAAAATGGTGGACGAGGCAATCTCGACCGGTACTCTGAAAGCCAAAGACCGCAAAACCCTGATGAGCGCCTATCGCGACTCGATCAACGGCTACACGTATTACGAATAA
- a CDS encoding saccharopine dehydrogenase family protein, translating to MGSLSGKTLVVGAGGVSHAAVHKMAMNSDIFTEITLASRTKSKCDAIAKAVKERVGVDIATAELDAYKVEDTVKLIKDTGAEILVNLALPYQDLVLMDACLEAGIHYLDTANYEPEDEAKFEYHWQWAYQERFKEAGLTAILGSGFDPGVTSVFAKWLKKHKLDTIRQIDVLDANGGSNDQEFATNFNPEINLREVLAEVRHWEGGEWKHSPAMTHKVEFDFPAIGPKNMYLMYHEELESLSTHFPEIERARFWMTFGDAYITHAKVLENVGMTRIDPVMHDGKEIIPIQFLKTLLPDPGDLGAETKGKACIGDIATGQAKDGSGEKTYYIYNICDHEECYAEVGSQAVSYTTGVPAMIGAAQVLKGNWSEPGVWNMEQLDPDDFMDMLNTHGLPWQVHELDGPVEF from the coding sequence ATGGGTTCACTTAGTGGCAAAACACTGGTTGTTGGCGCAGGCGGCGTATCCCACGCAGCAGTGCACAAGATGGCGATGAACTCGGACATCTTCACCGAAATCACTCTGGCCAGCCGCACGAAATCGAAATGCGACGCCATCGCAAAAGCAGTGAAAGAGCGTGTGGGCGTTGATATCGCAACCGCTGAACTGGACGCCTACAAAGTCGAAGACACGGTCAAACTGATCAAGGACACCGGCGCGGAAATCCTCGTGAACCTCGCCCTGCCCTATCAGGATCTGGTGCTGATGGACGCGTGTCTTGAGGCTGGCATCCACTACCTCGACACCGCGAACTACGAGCCCGAGGATGAGGCCAAGTTCGAATACCACTGGCAATGGGCCTATCAGGAACGCTTCAAAGAGGCTGGCCTGACCGCCATCCTCGGTTCAGGCTTTGATCCGGGCGTGACCAGCGTGTTTGCCAAATGGCTCAAGAAACACAAACTGGACACAATCCGCCAGATTGACGTGCTGGATGCCAATGGCGGATCGAACGATCAGGAATTCGCCACCAACTTCAACCCAGAGATTAACCTGCGTGAAGTATTGGCCGAGGTCCGCCACTGGGAAGGTGGCGAGTGGAAACACTCCCCCGCCATGACTCACAAGGTCGAGTTTGACTTCCCCGCCATCGGCCCCAAAAACATGTACCTGATGTATCACGAGGAACTGGAATCGTTGTCGACCCACTTCCCCGAGATCGAGCGCGCCCGCTTCTGGATGACCTTTGGCGACGCCTACATTACCCACGCAAAAGTGCTGGAAAACGTCGGCATGACCCGCATCGACCCGGTGATGCATGACGGCAAGGAAATCATTCCGATCCAGTTCCTGAAAACCCTGCTGCCCGATCCCGGCGATCTGGGCGCCGAGACCAAAGGCAAAGCCTGCATTGGCGACATCGCCACGGGACAAGCCAAGGATGGCTCGGGCGAAAAGACCTACTACATCTACAACATCTGCGACCACGAGGAATGCTATGCCGAAGTCGGCTCCCAAGCTGTCAGCTACACCACCGGCGTCCCTGCGATGATCGGCGCGGCGCAGGTGCTGAAAGGCAATTGGTCCGAGCCGGGTGTTTGGAACATGGAACAGCTGGACCCGGATGATTTCATGGACATGCTGAACACCCACGGTCTGCCATGGCAGGTCCACGAACTCGACGGCCCGGTCGAGTTTTAA
- the nspC gene encoding carboxynorspermidine decarboxylase, giving the protein MSDMMTTQAGDAGAFRKFDLTRVPTPCFVVDEKAVERNLTILSDIGKQSGAHVLSALKAFSMFSLAPLVRQHLGGTCASGIYEARLGREEYGGEVATFCAGYKDSDIDEILSLSDHIIFNSPAQKDRFLSKAQAAGVQVGLRINPEHSEGEIPKYDPCAPCSRLGTPVSQLTAETMTGVGGLHMHTLCEQGFGPLQRTWEAVEPKLKPFLGQLKWLNFGGGHHITRDDYDREGLVKFIKDIRKTYDVDVYLEPGEAVALDAGILVGEILDLPTNGMNLAITDISATCHMPDVIEAPYRPALMDEAEAGHTYRLGGPSCLAGDVIGDYTWDKPLEIGQRFAFLDQAHYSMVKTNTFNGVPLPTIALWNSEKDELKIIKQFGYDDFKDRLS; this is encoded by the coding sequence ATGTCCGACATGATGACCACACAAGCCGGAGACGCCGGCGCGTTCCGCAAATTCGACCTCACCCGCGTCCCCACGCCCTGCTTTGTGGTCGACGAAAAAGCCGTCGAGCGCAACCTGACCATCCTCTCCGACATTGGCAAGCAATCTGGCGCGCATGTCCTTAGCGCGCTCAAGGCGTTTTCGATGTTCTCGCTGGCCCCACTGGTGCGCCAGCACCTCGGCGGCACCTGCGCGTCCGGCATCTATGAGGCCCGTCTGGGCCGCGAAGAATACGGTGGCGAGGTCGCAACCTTCTGCGCCGGGTACAAGGACAGCGATATCGACGAAATCCTGTCACTGTCCGACCACATCATCTTCAACTCTCCGGCTCAGAAAGATCGGTTCCTCTCCAAGGCGCAGGCTGCGGGCGTTCAAGTCGGTCTGCGGATCAACCCGGAACACTCCGAAGGCGAGATTCCAAAATACGATCCCTGCGCCCCATGTTCACGTCTTGGCACACCGGTCAGCCAACTAACCGCCGAAACCATGACCGGTGTGGGTGGGCTGCACATGCACACCCTCTGCGAACAGGGATTTGGGCCACTGCAACGAACGTGGGAGGCCGTTGAACCCAAACTCAAACCCTTTCTGGGTCAGCTCAAATGGCTCAACTTCGGTGGCGGTCATCACATCACGCGTGACGACTATGACCGAGAGGGTCTGGTGAAATTCATCAAGGACATTCGCAAGACCTACGATGTGGATGTCTATCTTGAACCTGGCGAGGCCGTCGCGCTGGATGCCGGTATTCTGGTCGGAGAAATCCTCGACCTTCCGACAAACGGCATGAACCTTGCGATCACCGATATCTCGGCCACCTGCCACATGCCCGATGTGATCGAAGCGCCCTATCGCCCCGCCCTGATGGACGAGGCCGAGGCAGGTCATACCTACCGGCTGGGTGGTCCGTCTTGTCTGGCCGGTGACGTGATCGGGGACTACACATGGGACAAACCGCTGGAAATCGGCCAGCGGTTCGCTTTTCTCGATCAGGCCCATTATTCCATGGTCAAGACCAATACTTTCAACGGTGTTCCCCTGCCCACCATCGCCCTGTGGAACAGCGAAAAGGACGAACTGAAAATCATCAAGCAGTTCGGCTATGACGACTTTAAGGACCGCCTCTCATGA
- the speB gene encoding agmatinase, producing the protein MSIFLDSELTEAERTEDARFRVIPVPLERTVSYGSGTAKGPEAIIEASNELERITGHAEPCVEGIFTEEPLNCDGPLPDVMERLAQCTEAAVRAGKVPVTLGGEHSLSYGAVMGVARALGQPIGIVQIDAHADLRNAYQGERHSHASVMHLLAEEGVRLAQFGVRAFSTEEAKSRLKNHVFHVDAEELVTGNIHAVDLPEDFPELVYVSFDVDGLDPSQMPATGTPVPGGLGYYQALRLVEHALKGRRCVGFDVVELAPDGNAAWDFTAAQIVYRLMAAC; encoded by the coding sequence ATGAGCATTTTCCTCGACAGTGAACTGACCGAAGCCGAGCGCACCGAAGATGCCCGATTTCGCGTTATACCGGTGCCGCTGGAACGCACTGTGTCCTACGGCTCGGGTACTGCCAAAGGCCCCGAAGCGATCATCGAGGCCAGCAACGAGTTGGAACGCATCACTGGCCATGCCGAACCTTGTGTCGAGGGCATCTTCACCGAAGAACCACTGAACTGCGACGGCCCCCTGCCCGATGTCATGGAACGCCTCGCCCAGTGCACCGAAGCTGCTGTTCGTGCGGGCAAAGTGCCTGTGACCTTGGGTGGAGAGCATTCGCTCAGCTACGGCGCAGTCATGGGTGTAGCGCGCGCTTTGGGTCAGCCAATCGGAATCGTCCAGATCGACGCCCACGCCGACCTGCGCAACGCCTATCAGGGTGAAAGGCACTCCCACGCCTCAGTCATGCACCTGCTGGCCGAAGAAGGCGTCCGGCTGGCTCAGTTCGGCGTCCGTGCCTTTTCCACCGAAGAGGCCAAGAGCCGTCTGAAGAACCACGTCTTTCACGTGGATGCCGAGGAACTGGTCACCGGAAACATCCACGCCGTCGACCTGCCCGAGGATTTCCCCGAACTGGTTTATGTCAGCTTTGACGTCGACGGCCTTGACCCGTCCCAGATGCCCGCGACAGGAACGCCCGTGCCTGGAGGTTTGGGGTACTACCAAGCCTTGCGCCTGGTCGAACACGCTTTGAAAGGCCGCAGATGCGTGGGCTTCGACGTGGTCGAACTGGCCCCGGACGGCAATGCCGCCTGGGACTTTACCGCCGCGCAGATCGTCTATCGCCTGATGGCTGCCTGTTAA
- a CDS encoding HD domain-containing protein has product MLDKSHKPTWTSFEEATKADWDAVMEYEEAYNAALPDRILDAIRSLDEEWTPYPVNRYQHSLQAATRAYEDGADEEVVVAALIHDTGDILSPYNHGELSAAMMKPYVSERTYWILKHHCVFQGYYYNHHLGGDRNARDKYRDSPYWEDCRYFCHEYDQKAFDPDYPTKPLEFFEPMLRRVLNKGEGHMELNETSEG; this is encoded by the coding sequence ATGCTGGACAAAAGCCACAAACCCACCTGGACCAGTTTTGAAGAGGCGACCAAGGCCGACTGGGACGCCGTTATGGAGTATGAAGAGGCCTATAATGCCGCTTTGCCTGACCGCATCCTAGACGCTATTCGGTCGTTGGATGAGGAATGGACACCCTATCCCGTGAACCGCTATCAACACAGCCTGCAGGCCGCGACGCGCGCGTATGAAGACGGAGCAGATGAAGAAGTGGTGGTCGCGGCCCTGATCCATGACACCGGCGATATTCTGTCGCCCTACAACCATGGTGAGCTGTCAGCAGCGATGATGAAGCCCTATGTCAGCGAGCGGACCTACTGGATTCTCAAACATCACTGCGTGTTTCAGGGGTATTACTACAACCACCACCTTGGCGGTGATCGCAACGCGCGCGATAAATACCGCGACAGCCCCTATTGGGAGGACTGCCGCTATTTCTGTCACGAATACGATCAGAAAGCGTTCGACCCGGATTATCCGACCAAACCGCTGGAGTTTTTCGAGCCCATGCTGCGCCGTGTCCTGAACAAAGGCGAAGGGCATATGGAGTTGAACGAAACGTCCGAGGGTTAA